One genomic window of Plasmodium coatneyi strain Hackeri chromosome 12, complete sequence includes the following:
- a CDS encoding U2 snRNP auxiliary factor — MWRKAVGSYFGGKAETKEDEDAPADADKPNDEAADANPREEVKEEAKEEPNEEEVPKPSTTRRGRPSTKKGAKDQASKGEKGASENKEAPDKKSKGGTGDTSNVGGSEANEGDAGEKADEPKSVKKKRNNKKEEESPSKQSKQLQRESVHDEKDDVDEAHKKGRSELGEKKNEPTEKESSGGNNPSDEKKAKEKSREKASSDLQEKMKIIKEKLKSSERSQGASIEKDQNKEEVRSKRKHKDVPSSSEEAHSSKRKRRSGERGVEEKGENVSRHRHRSRERERSEDGDRDREGERSLERVRSKELARSRGRHRSRSRHRSRSRGRHRSRSRSRGRHRSRHRSRHRRDRSKRLSDSDSDSSSDERHHRHHHKSRRRRKRSSRNSSDREHSSGSTGSRNRYDRKDRSSSSDRRSKEVRKKKKSKWDTVDENLLKNHLLDNSANGLLQQQSLALANGLGANNKVTPLGRNPYEVEGDKKQRKLYIGNIPPNSKQEELIDFFNNTLASIIKDSSLEIKIGDIVLLPILKCEIFNVESRFCFLEFRSLEITWLCLRLDAITFNNYALRIARPHDFVPPPGGDPALTVVFTDIQHEVFEMVKPIKIAPVRSTGDDDNKLYIQNLPHDLGDVQIRDLLAQFGKLKGFNVIKDQSTGLNKGYGFFEYEDPNCTPIAMHALNGFVCGQNILSVKKATFGKSQNSTQNANTISLGSGSVDLPVSLLPNSISQKILSNSIIGLQIQASRKIGEKSSRVVQLTNAVFQEDLLIDSQYEEILRDIKEEAEKYGPLQNIVIPKPNKDLSYTEGVGKIFLHYADETTARKAQYMFNGRLFEKRVVCAAFYSEEKFLAGKYVLS; from the coding sequence ATGTGGAGGAAAGCAGTTGGAAGCTACTTTGGCGGTAAGGCTGAAACCAAGGAAGACGAGGACGCACCTGCGGATGCAGATAAACCAAATGATGAAGCAGCAGACGCAAACCCcagggaagaagtaaaggaggaagccaAAGAGGAACCGAATGAGGAGGAGGTTCCCAAACCAAGTACAACTCGAAGGGGAAGGCCTTCCACAAAGAAAGGGGCCAAGGACCAGGCTAGCAAGGGTGAAAAAGGGGCATCGGAAAATAAGGAGGCGCCTgacaaaaaaagcaaaggtGGCACCGGTGATACAAGTAATGTTGGCGGAAGTGAAGCAAACGAGGGGGACGCAGGCGAGAAGGCCGATGAACCCAAAagtgtgaaaaagaaaagaaacaataaaaaggaggaggagtcACCATCGAAACAATCAAAACAACTGCAACGGGAATCGGTGCATGATGAAAAAGACGACGTGGACGAGGCACATAAGAAAGGACGCAGTGAattgggagaaaaaaagaacgagcCTACTGAAAAGGAAAGCTCAGGCGGAAACAACCCGTCagacgaaaaaaaggcaaaagagaaaagtagAGAAAAGGCAAGCAGTGACCTACAggaaaagatgaaaataATTAAGGAGAAGCTCAAGTCGAGTGAGCGCAGTCAGGGGGCAAGCATAGAAAAGGACCAGAACAAAGAGGAGGTGCGCAGCAAAAGAAAGCACAAGGATGTGCCATCAAGCAGCGAAGAAGCCCACTCTtctaaaaggaaaaggcgaAGCGGAGAAAGGGGCGTAGAAGAGAAAGGTGAAAATGTAAGTAGGCACCGACATAGGAGCAGAGAAAGAGAGAGAAGTGAAGATGGAGATAGAGACAGAGAGGGGGAGAGAAGCTTAGAAAGAGTTCGAAGTAAGGAACTGGCCAGGAGCAGAGGCAGGCACCGAAGCAGAAGTAGACATCGTAGCAGAAGCAGGGGAAGACACCGCAGTAGAAGCAGAAGCAGAGGAAGACATAGAAGTAGACATAGAAGCAGACACAGAAGAGATAGGAGCAAAAGATTAAGTGACAGTGATAGCGACAGCAGCAGTGATGAAAGACATCACCGCCACCACCACAAgtcaagaagaagaagaaaaaggagttccAGAAATAGTAGTGATAGAGAGCATTCTAGTGGAAGCACAGGAAGCAGGAATCGATATGACAGGAAAGACAGATCATCTTCTAGCGatagaagaagtaaagaagttaggaaaaaaaaaaagtccaaatGGGACACTGTAGATGAAAATTTATTGAAAAACCATTTGCTAGATAACAGTGCCAATGGACTACTGCAGCAGCAGAGTTTAGCACTAGCTAATGGTTTGGGGGCAAATAACAAAGTGACCCCATTAGGTAGAAATCCCTACGAAGTGGAAGGAGAtaaaaagcaaagaaaatTATACATTGGTAATATTCCTCCCAATTCGAAGCAGGAAGAGTTAATAGATTTTTTCAACAACACATTAGCATCAATTATAAAAGATTCCAgtttggaaataaaaataggagaCATTGTATTGTTGCCTATATTGAAGTGTGAAATATTTAACGTGGAATCTAGGTTTTGTTTTCTAGAATTTAGAAGCCTTGAAATTACATGGCTTTGTCTAAGGCTAGATGCCATTACGTTTAATAATTATGCCTTACGGATAGCTAGACCACATGATTTCGTTCCACCCCCAGGAGGGGACCCAGCACTGACTGTCGTATTTACAGATATCCAGCACGAAGTATTCGAAATGGTGAAACCCATAAAAATCGCTCCAGTAAGAAGCACAGGAGATGATGACaacaaattatatatacagaattTGCCCCACGATTTGGGAGATGTTCAGATAAGAGACCTGCTAGCGCAGTTTGGGAAACTAAAAGGATTTAATGTTATAAAAGATCAAAGTACTGGATTGAATAAAGGTTATGGCTTCTTTGAATATGAAGATCCTAACTGCACACCTATTGCCATGCACGCTTTGAATGGCTTCGTCTGTGGGCAGAATATACTTAGCGTAAAAAAAGCTACTTTCGGAAAAAGCCAAAATAGTACGCAAAATGCGAACACCATAAGTTTAGGATCTGGTAGTGTCGATTTGCCAGTGTCACTTTTGCCAAATTCCATTTCGCAAAAAATTCTGAGCAATTCCATTATAGGATTGCAAATTCAGGCCTCCAgaaaaattggggaaaaatcCTCCCGAGTGGTTCAACTTACCAATGCTGTTTTTCAGGAGGATTTACTTATCGATAGTCAGTATGAGGAAATATTAAGGGATattaaagaagaagctgAAAAATATGGACCCCTTCAAAACATTGTAATTCCCAAACCAAATAAGGATTTGTCCTACACGGAAGGCGTCggcaaaattttccttcattacGCAGATGAAACTACGGCAAGGAAGGCCCAGTACATGTTTAATGGTAGACTGTTTGAGAAGAGAGTGGTGTGCGCTGCGTTCTACTCGGAGGAGAAGTTCCTGGCGGGGAAATACGTCCTCTCATAG